The Nocardia arthritidis genome has a window encoding:
- a CDS encoding DHA2 family efflux MFS transporter permease subunit: protein MNRLRGNPWAVLITLCLGFFMTLLDTTVVGVAMPNIIASLGLSYSEVLWVSNAYVLVLAVLLITAGRLGDLLGKRNVYLAGVAVFTVASVCCALSQNAGELIAARAVQGLGAALLMPQTMSIIVAIFPPDRRGTALGVWGAVAGVATVAGPPLGGFLVNAADWRWIFTINVPLGLLVLALAPLIIPVTARPPRAGRFDVRGAVLITVALALLAFAVQEGQRYHWGTVWSFVSIPLLLVLGAVVFAGFALSQSRPGDRTPMVPIPLLRNRNFALMSVSAIGLSIGLMSMAIGFQLYAQSVLGYSALAAGMISAPLSVVSAVVGPIMGRLSDRFSGRRIAAAGLALFAVGLVIFALTSRVDSSVWALVPGLVVMGAGLGCVFAPLAAVAMHDVPPVMAGAAAGVMNATRQLGSVLGTAGFGVLLQYELTNNLMGVRESTVSTLPPEARADFVNGIHGAAANGIDYAALQTGTAVRLPPDATPELAQQISVVARQVFGDGFVSSMHIALCLPIVALLAAAGCALLTRERTPAPSEPERESVRTA from the coding sequence GTGAACCGTTTGCGTGGCAATCCGTGGGCGGTGCTGATCACCCTGTGCCTCGGCTTCTTCATGACCCTCCTGGACACCACCGTCGTCGGCGTTGCGATGCCGAATATCATTGCCTCCCTTGGCCTCAGCTACAGCGAGGTGCTCTGGGTGAGCAATGCGTACGTGCTGGTGCTCGCGGTGCTGCTGATCACCGCGGGCCGCCTCGGCGACCTGCTCGGCAAACGCAATGTGTATCTGGCGGGCGTCGCCGTGTTCACGGTGGCATCGGTGTGCTGCGCGCTGTCGCAGAACGCGGGCGAGCTGATCGCCGCGCGCGCCGTGCAGGGTCTCGGTGCGGCATTGCTGATGCCGCAAACCATGTCGATCATCGTCGCGATCTTCCCGCCCGACCGCCGCGGTACCGCGCTCGGCGTATGGGGCGCGGTGGCCGGGGTGGCGACCGTCGCCGGGCCGCCGCTCGGCGGGTTCCTGGTGAACGCGGCGGACTGGCGCTGGATCTTCACCATCAACGTGCCGCTCGGCCTGCTCGTCCTGGCGTTGGCCCCGTTGATAATTCCGGTGACCGCACGGCCGCCGCGCGCCGGGCGCTTCGATGTGCGGGGCGCGGTGCTGATCACCGTCGCGCTCGCGCTGCTCGCCTTCGCGGTGCAGGAGGGTCAGCGCTACCACTGGGGCACGGTGTGGTCGTTCGTGAGCATTCCGCTGTTGCTCGTGCTCGGGGCCGTGGTGTTCGCCGGCTTCGCGCTCAGTCAGTCGAGGCCGGGCGATCGTACGCCCATGGTGCCGATTCCCTTGCTGCGCAACCGAAATTTCGCGCTGATGAGCGTGTCGGCGATCGGCCTCTCGATCGGGCTGATGAGCATGGCCATCGGCTTCCAGCTCTACGCGCAATCGGTGCTCGGCTACTCGGCGCTGGCCGCCGGAATGATCAGCGCGCCGCTCTCGGTGGTCTCCGCGGTGGTCGGGCCGATCATGGGACGGTTGAGCGATCGGTTCAGCGGCCGCCGGATCGCCGCGGCCGGATTGGCCTTGTTCGCAGTGGGTTTGGTGATTTTCGCGCTCACCTCGCGGGTGGACAGCAGTGTCTGGGCGCTGGTGCCGGGCCTGGTGGTGATGGGCGCGGGGCTCGGCTGCGTCTTCGCGCCGCTGGCAGCCGTTGCGATGCACGATGTTCCGCCGGTCATGGCGGGTGCGGCGGCCGGTGTCATGAATGCGACGCGCCAGCTCGGCTCGGTGCTCGGCACCGCCGGATTCGGCGTGCTGCTCCAGTACGAGCTGACGAACAACCTTATGGGAGTGCGGGAATCGACCGTGTCGACGCTGCCGCCCGAGGCGCGGGCGGACTTCGTCAACGGTATCCATGGCGCGGCCGCCAACGGAATCGATTACGCCGCACTACAGACGGGCACCGCGGTACGCCTGCCACCCGATGCGACACCGGAACTGGCACAACAGATTTCGGTAGTGGCACGGCAGGTGTTCGGCGATGGTTTCGTCAGCTCGATGCACATCGCGCTGTGCCTGCCGATCGTCGCGCTGCTGGCCGCCGCAGGATGCGCGCTGCTCACCAGGGAGCGCACCCCGGCGCCCAGCGAACCCGAGCGGGAGTCGGTGCGGACCGCATGA
- a CDS encoding DNA polymerase domain-containing protein, which produces MSGSEVRAGVELTNLDKPLFDGADATKRDLINYLEAVGDRLVRQLRDRPLSVVRIRPGQEPFMQKNLPKYTPDWVERVTVWAETSKREVSYALCNDVRTLLWFGNQRAVEYHPTLQTTDSALGQTHLILDLDPAPGQPFRQAVLAAELVREALRADGLAGGVKTSGAKGVHIFVPLRPGIPLDDVAAATRAVAARAERIDPALATTAFIREDRAGKVFLDSTRAWGATIVAAYSPRVRPGTPVSYPIGWADLGNIHPTEFTIHSAPRALGERDPWQEQLPEPQALPEDLIAEGHTIPVARVQAMHEGKRRARARKTT; this is translated from the coding sequence ATGAGTGGGAGCGAGGTCAGAGCCGGGGTCGAGCTGACCAATCTCGACAAGCCGCTGTTCGACGGGGCCGACGCGACCAAACGCGATCTGATCAATTACCTGGAGGCAGTGGGCGATCGGCTCGTGCGGCAGTTGCGCGACCGGCCGCTGTCGGTGGTCCGAATCCGGCCGGGGCAGGAACCCTTCATGCAGAAGAACCTGCCCAAATACACCCCCGACTGGGTCGAGCGGGTGACGGTGTGGGCCGAGACCTCCAAACGCGAAGTGTCATATGCCCTTTGCAATGACGTGCGCACCCTGCTCTGGTTCGGCAACCAGCGCGCCGTCGAATACCACCCGACGCTGCAGACCACGGATTCCGCTCTGGGACAGACACATCTGATCCTCGACCTGGATCCCGCACCGGGACAACCGTTTCGCCAAGCCGTGCTCGCCGCCGAGCTGGTGCGCGAGGCACTTCGGGCCGACGGACTGGCCGGCGGCGTGAAAACCAGTGGGGCCAAAGGGGTGCACATCTTCGTCCCGCTGCGGCCCGGTATCCCGCTCGACGATGTCGCGGCCGCGACCCGCGCCGTCGCGGCCCGCGCCGAACGCATCGATCCCGCGCTGGCCACCACCGCGTTCATCCGAGAAGACCGGGCGGGCAAGGTTTTCCTGGATTCGACCCGAGCGTGGGGCGCCACTATCGTCGCCGCCTACAGCCCGCGGGTCCGGCCGGGCACGCCGGTCTCCTACCCGATCGGCTGGGCGGATCTCGGGAATATCCATCCGACCGAATTCACCATCCACTCGGCGCCGCGGGCGCTCGGCGAGCGCGATCCGTGGCAGGAACAGCTACCCGAACCGCAGGCGCTGCCGGAGGATCTCATCGCGGAGGGGCACACGATCCCGGTGGCCCGGGTACAGGCGATGCACGAGGGCAAGCGACGCGCCCGGGCGCGCAAGACCACATAG
- a CDS encoding alpha/beta hydrolase family protein, with protein MAAPPGGSVPVRFEFRLAPAATHATCLAGEGVPGLDLRTWRRVGRDWLPGPALGAVDHPQLLVMDDGRILVYDSRAADPALWLYEPDGARIRLTDSIPNGLRIFRAPRPDRIGLALVPDGAHTEIRRIELTPPGLTERLARVPGVLATGLPLESSGMVLAMEQSAVANGATRVLAVDLRDGSWTTLLDVHDRSHDGVLLTDPATGLAIFGTDASGARKLGWAVVGRGGLRFPAALNPGGEPYRPLAVAPDGRKLLLERQIGVRSALSVYRLDDDSSTELPVPPGRALPPVRWTEDALTTVWSTPDAPARLITVAPPDDPEFRLPESGGESPVRVESFAGPAGPIEAIVHGAADWRRAERIVLAVHGGPLSAWRLQHTPLLHRLAGAGLVVVAPNQRGSTGYGDRHTRAIQGAWGGPDLADILHIARELHAARSASGLPRLRLYGESYGAFLALLAVADEPNLWDRCAVLAPFLSARRLYDDATPGIRDLIDRLDGRSAPADVLPRCHRIDAELFIAHGARDAMVPVGQSRLLVDRLRSLGKPVRYLELPTGTHELTTDPHGVVADAVTGFLAGGR; from the coding sequence ATGGCCGCGCCGCCCGGTGGCTCGGTCCCGGTGCGTTTCGAATTCCGGCTCGCACCCGCCGCGACCCACGCGACTTGTCTTGCCGGAGAAGGTGTTCCGGGCCTTGACCTGCGAACATGGCGGCGAGTGGGCCGGGATTGGCTGCCCGGTCCGGCGCTCGGCGCGGTTGATCATCCGCAGCTGCTCGTCATGGACGACGGCCGAATTCTGGTCTACGACAGTCGTGCCGCCGATCCCGCGCTGTGGTTGTACGAACCGGATGGCGCGCGCATCCGGTTGACCGATTCGATTCCCAACGGCCTGCGCATCTTTCGCGCACCGCGCCCGGACCGGATCGGGCTCGCACTGGTTCCCGACGGTGCGCACACCGAGATACGGCGAATCGAGCTCACCCCACCGGGTTTGACCGAGCGGCTCGCCCGAGTGCCGGGCGTGCTGGCCACCGGCCTGCCGCTGGAATCCTCGGGAATGGTGCTCGCCATGGAACAGAGCGCGGTGGCCAACGGGGCGACCCGGGTGCTCGCCGTCGACCTGCGGGACGGATCATGGACCACGCTGCTCGATGTCCACGACCGCAGCCACGACGGCGTGCTGCTCACCGATCCCGCAACGGGTTTGGCGATTTTCGGCACCGACGCGTCCGGGGCGCGCAAACTCGGCTGGGCCGTCGTCGGCCGTGGTGGACTCCGATTCCCGGCCGCGCTCAATCCGGGCGGCGAGCCCTATCGTCCGCTGGCGGTCGCGCCGGACGGCCGAAAACTGTTGCTGGAACGGCAGATCGGGGTGCGGTCCGCACTGTCGGTCTATCGCCTCGACGACGATTCGAGCACCGAGCTGCCGGTGCCGCCGGGCCGCGCGCTGCCCCCGGTGCGCTGGACCGAGGACGCGCTCACCACGGTGTGGTCCACCCCGGACGCGCCCGCCCGGCTCATCACCGTTGCCCCGCCGGACGATCCGGAGTTCCGGTTACCCGAGTCCGGCGGTGAAAGTCCGGTGCGGGTGGAGAGTTTCGCCGGTCCAGCGGGTCCCATCGAGGCGATCGTCCACGGCGCCGCGGACTGGCGCCGGGCCGAGCGGATCGTGCTGGCCGTCCACGGCGGGCCGCTGTCGGCGTGGCGGTTGCAGCACACCCCGCTGCTGCACCGGCTCGCCGGGGCAGGTCTGGTGGTGGTCGCGCCGAATCAGCGTGGCAGTACCGGTTACGGTGACCGCCACACTCGGGCCATCCAGGGCGCTTGGGGCGGGCCGGATCTCGCCGACATCCTGCATATCGCCCGCGAATTACACGCCGCCCGTTCGGCATCCGGGCTGCCGCGGCTGCGGCTGTACGGCGAGAGCTACGGCGCGTTTCTGGCGCTGCTGGCCGTCGCAGACGAACCGAATCTGTGGGACCGTTGCGCGGTCCTCGCCCCGTTCCTGTCCGCGCGCAGGCTGTACGACGATGCGACGCCTGGCATCCGGGATCTGATCGATCGGTTGGACGGCCGCTCGGCACCGGCCGATGTCCTGCCGCGCTGCCACCGGATCGATGCGGAGCTGTTCATCGCGCACGGGGCCAGGGACGCCATGGTGCCGGTCGGGCAGTCCCGGTTGCTGGTTGACCGGCTGCGGTCCCTCGGCAAACCCGTTCGATATCTCGAATTACCCACCGGGACACATGAACTCACTACCGACCCGCACGGCGTCGTCGCCGATGCGGTGACCGGATTTCTCGCTGGAGGGAGGTGA
- the lanL gene encoding class IV lanthionine synthetase LanL: protein MGEGARGTADASPLVRMARERLAAAWLEGWSVRVDEIWCLLRPPGYVQREQGWKLHLSCTPASAAEVLDRALDVLLRAGCQFKFASTPERVRELTGGRYTRGGAGKFITVYPDDDDRFRCLARELHEATAGLAGPSILSDRPYRPGSLVHYRFGAFRGRQTLTNDGEYRYVIVAPGGELVEDRRDAWFEPPQWAESPFPEQISSDIAADGVLLANRFVVREAVRHANKGGVFHAMDRFTAEQVIVKQARAHVGGDADACAALRNEAELLDRLGRAGITPRRVALFEQDGDLFLVQERVDGPTLRSWCAEQAIGDEPGVPWPRLVDAARRLVTLIETVHRHGLVIRDLSPTNLLVRHDDSLTLIDLEFAAADGAAAIAVGTPGYGAPEQLRGETVDAASDCYALGALLFLLTTGTDPLLAPDELPGRATAARLADWLAAMAETSENVCRLWPLLRGLLADEPADRWTLPRARRFLDAVSGVPVAVSALSVDVRPDPDTAALLDGGIAHLLATMTPEDRERLWPATPYGKRSDACNVQHGAAGVLAVLTTLARDRGDERLADAVDVGAQWLGERLDEDRAAGRKMLPGLYFGRAGTAWALYEAAGLLDDPGLAARALELLDELPVDWPNPDITHGMAGAGLAALRLWRASGETGMRRRAYETAELLAARAERADGMILWPVPTSFDSRLAGVNDYGFAHGAAGVGAFLLAAGELLREPKWVKMADEVGRMLSAVAVPDDRGVRWRSGPADTVFLREFWCSGGSGIGTFLVRLARARGDSDYLALAERAAVAVWHRRWLAGPSVCHGLAGNGEFLLDLASAGAAENRSRAEDLATALAARAALRDGRLVATDDTMLGFGAEYGAGVAGWVAFLHRLRHGGARPWMVEAA from the coding sequence ATGGGGGAAGGTGCACGGGGCACGGCCGATGCCTCGCCGCTGGTCCGGATGGCACGCGAGCGCCTGGCCGCGGCCTGGCTCGAGGGGTGGAGCGTTCGGGTCGACGAAATCTGGTGTCTGCTGCGGCCGCCGGGATATGTGCAGCGCGAGCAGGGTTGGAAACTGCATCTGTCGTGCACCCCGGCTTCGGCGGCCGAGGTGCTCGACCGGGCGTTGGACGTGCTGCTGCGGGCGGGCTGCCAGTTCAAATTCGCCAGCACGCCGGAGCGGGTGCGCGAGCTGACCGGCGGACGCTACACCCGAGGCGGCGCAGGGAAATTCATCACCGTCTACCCGGACGACGATGACCGGTTCCGCTGTCTGGCTCGCGAATTGCACGAGGCCACAGCGGGTTTGGCCGGTCCATCGATACTGTCCGACCGGCCGTACCGGCCCGGCAGCCTGGTGCACTACCGCTTCGGCGCCTTCCGCGGACGTCAGACGCTGACCAACGACGGCGAATACCGGTACGTCATCGTCGCGCCCGGCGGCGAACTGGTCGAGGATCGGCGCGATGCCTGGTTCGAGCCGCCGCAATGGGCCGAATCGCCTTTCCCGGAACAGATTTCGTCGGATATCGCGGCAGATGGCGTATTGCTGGCCAATCGGTTCGTCGTCCGGGAGGCGGTGCGGCACGCCAACAAGGGCGGGGTTTTCCATGCGATGGACCGATTCACCGCCGAGCAGGTGATCGTCAAACAGGCCAGGGCGCATGTCGGCGGTGACGCGGACGCGTGTGCCGCGCTGCGCAACGAGGCCGAACTGCTCGACCGGCTCGGCCGCGCCGGCATCACCCCGCGTCGTGTCGCGCTGTTCGAGCAGGACGGCGATCTGTTCCTGGTGCAGGAGCGGGTGGACGGTCCGACGCTTCGATCGTGGTGTGCCGAACAGGCCATCGGGGACGAACCCGGTGTGCCGTGGCCGCGGTTGGTCGATGCGGCGCGGCGGCTGGTGACGTTGATCGAGACGGTGCATCGGCACGGACTGGTGATCCGCGACCTGTCGCCGACGAATCTGCTTGTTCGCCACGATGATTCGCTGACACTGATCGACCTGGAGTTCGCCGCCGCGGACGGCGCCGCCGCGATCGCGGTCGGCACACCGGGTTACGGCGCCCCGGAACAACTGCGCGGTGAAACCGTCGACGCCGCATCGGACTGCTACGCACTCGGCGCACTGCTCTTCCTGCTCACCACCGGGACCGATCCGCTGCTCGCGCCGGACGAACTGCCGGGGCGGGCCACCGCGGCGAGGTTGGCGGACTGGCTCGCCGCGATGGCGGAGACCAGCGAAAACGTCTGCCGCCTTTGGCCTTTGCTGCGCGGACTGCTCGCCGACGAACCGGCGGATCGGTGGACGCTGCCGCGGGCCCGCCGATTCCTCGACGCGGTATCCGGCGTGCCCGTCGCGGTGTCGGCGCTTTCGGTCGATGTCCGGCCGGATCCCGACACCGCCGCGCTGCTGGACGGCGGCATCGCGCATCTGCTCGCGACGATGACCCCGGAGGATCGGGAAAGACTTTGGCCCGCAACCCCGTACGGAAAACGCAGCGACGCCTGCAACGTGCAGCACGGTGCGGCCGGTGTGCTCGCGGTGCTGACGACGCTGGCCCGGGACCGCGGCGACGAGCGCCTGGCCGACGCGGTGGACGTCGGCGCGCAGTGGCTGGGGGAGCGGCTGGACGAGGACCGCGCGGCGGGCCGGAAGATGTTGCCCGGACTGTATTTCGGGCGCGCGGGCACGGCCTGGGCGCTGTACGAGGCGGCGGGATTGCTCGACGATCCCGGCTTGGCCGCGCGCGCACTCGAACTGCTCGACGAGCTGCCGGTGGACTGGCCCAATCCGGACATCACGCACGGCATGGCAGGTGCCGGGTTGGCCGCACTGCGGCTGTGGCGGGCCAGCGGTGAGACCGGAATGCGCAGGCGCGCATATGAAACCGCCGAACTGCTGGCGGCGCGGGCCGAGCGGGCCGACGGCATGATCCTGTGGCCGGTACCGACCTCCTTCGACTCGCGGCTGGCCGGAGTGAACGATTACGGATTCGCGCACGGCGCGGCCGGAGTCGGCGCCTTCCTGCTCGCTGCGGGCGAACTGCTGCGCGAACCGAAGTGGGTGAAGATGGCCGATGAGGTCGGCCGCATGCTCAGCGCGGTCGCGGTGCCCGACGACCGGGGCGTGCGCTGGCGGTCCGGCCCGGCGGATACGGTTTTCCTGCGCGAATTCTGGTGTAGCGGCGGATCGGGCATCGGCACCTTCCTCGTCCGATTGGCCAGGGCGCGTGGCGATTCCGACTATCTTGCGCTGGCCGAACGCGCGGCCGTCGCGGTGTGGCATCGGCGCTGGCTGGCCGGCCCATCGGTGTGCCACGGTCTGGCGGGCAACGGGGAATTCCTGCTCGATCTGGCCTCGGCGGGTGCGGCGGAAAACCGAAGCCGAGCCGAGGATTTGGCCACCGCCCTCGCGGCGCGGGCCGCGCTGCGCGACGGCAGGCTGGTCGCCACCGATGACACCATGCTCGGGTTCGGCGCGGAATACGGTGCGGGCGTGGCCGGTTGGGTCGCCTTCCTGCACCGGCTCCGGCATGGCGGCGCGCGGCCGTGGATGGTCGAGGCGGCCTGA
- a CDS encoding SAM-dependent methyltransferase: MDPDSAADRLDTGKPHPARRYDYWLGGKDNFAADRESADVVAEAFPTIRFAALENRKFLRRAVAYLAEAGIRQFLDIGTGLPTAGNVHEIAQDVAPDSRIVYVDNDPIVLVHARALLNSSDEGATAYLEADVRDPEYILGHPDLARILDLTQPVALILVAIMHFITDDQEPYEVVRRLCDALPSGSYLAMTHATSDYLTAEDLAENNAAIARSGVPFQLRSTPEFSRFFRGFELVPPGIVSVTAWRPEEWHAHPRPEAVSMLGAVGRKP, translated from the coding sequence GTGGACCCGGACTCGGCGGCGGACCGGCTCGATACCGGCAAGCCACATCCGGCGCGCCGGTATGACTACTGGCTCGGCGGCAAGGACAATTTCGCCGCCGACCGGGAATCCGCCGACGTGGTGGCCGAGGCGTTCCCGACGATTCGCTTCGCGGCGCTGGAGAATCGCAAATTCCTGCGGCGGGCGGTGGCCTATCTGGCCGAGGCCGGTATCCGGCAGTTCCTCGACATCGGCACCGGGCTGCCGACGGCGGGCAATGTGCACGAGATCGCACAGGATGTCGCGCCGGACTCCCGCATCGTCTACGTCGACAACGACCCGATCGTGCTCGTGCACGCCCGCGCCCTGCTGAACAGCTCGGACGAGGGCGCCACCGCATACCTGGAGGCCGATGTCCGCGATCCGGAGTACATCCTCGGTCATCCGGATCTCGCCAGAATCCTGGACCTGACCCAGCCGGTCGCGCTGATACTGGTGGCCATCATGCACTTCATCACCGACGACCAGGAGCCGTACGAGGTGGTGCGCAGGCTGTGCGATGCGCTGCCGTCCGGGAGCTATCTGGCGATGACCCACGCGACCAGCGACTATCTCACCGCCGAGGATCTGGCCGAGAACAACGCGGCAATCGCGCGCAGCGGCGTGCCGTTCCAGTTGCGTTCCACGCCGGAATTCAGCCGGTTCTTCCGCGGCTTCGAATTGGTGCCGCCCGGCATCGTCTCGGTGACGGCGTGGCGGCCCGAGGAGTGGCACGCGCATCCGCGTCCGGAGGCGGTATCCATGCTGGGCGCGGTGGGTCGCAAGCCGTGA
- a CDS encoding cytochrome P450 produces MMDLEYSPYDFDIQDDPYPYYARLRERAPVFRNEADDFWALSRHADVLAALRDHDRFSSVNGMRIEPAFWGPQAGQFFSFIAMDPPEHTRMRGLVAKAFTQRRVRQLEPRLREIARDLLRPLLARGSFDLMTDFAIHFPTEVIAELVGVPVADREMLSELGMEIMHSDEESTDLRPEAVQAVGALVAYYTELTIERGRDRRDDLLSDLLDAADADDRLTPAEIVGVLILLIGAGIETVMLNLGQAWHAAWRHPDQRRLAFGGRIAEWIAETLRYEPAGQTLLRCTTEPVELHGVKIPAGARVVLLPASANRDPAVFPDPDVFDLHRDTSASLAFGSGRHHCLGANLGQLEMRIALEEIVAAVADYDIDPDGARRIHSTNNRGFAALPTTVVPR; encoded by the coding sequence ATGATGGACCTCGAGTACAGCCCATACGATTTCGATATCCAGGACGACCCGTATCCCTACTATGCCAGGCTGCGCGAGCGGGCCCCGGTGTTCCGTAACGAGGCGGACGACTTCTGGGCGCTGTCCCGCCATGCCGATGTCCTCGCGGCGCTCCGGGATCACGACCGCTTCTCCAGCGTCAACGGCATGCGCATCGAACCGGCGTTCTGGGGGCCGCAGGCCGGGCAGTTCTTCTCCTTCATCGCGATGGATCCGCCGGAACACACCCGGATGCGCGGCCTGGTCGCCAAGGCGTTCACCCAGCGCCGGGTGCGGCAATTGGAGCCGCGGCTGCGCGAGATCGCCCGGGATCTGCTGCGGCCGCTGCTGGCCCGCGGCAGCTTCGATCTGATGACCGATTTCGCCATCCACTTCCCGACCGAGGTGATCGCCGAACTGGTCGGCGTGCCCGTCGCCGATCGCGAAATGCTCAGCGAACTCGGCATGGAGATCATGCACTCCGACGAGGAGTCCACCGATTTGCGGCCGGAGGCCGTGCAGGCGGTCGGCGCGCTGGTCGCCTACTACACCGAGCTGACGATCGAACGCGGCCGCGACCGCCGCGACGACCTGCTGTCCGACCTGCTCGACGCCGCCGACGCGGACGACCGGCTCACCCCGGCGGAGATCGTCGGCGTGTTGATCCTGTTGATCGGCGCAGGCATCGAAACCGTGATGCTGAACCTCGGCCAGGCCTGGCACGCCGCGTGGCGGCACCCGGACCAGCGGCGCCTGGCATTCGGCGGCCGGATCGCCGAGTGGATCGCCGAGACGCTGCGCTATGAACCCGCGGGGCAGACCTTATTGCGCTGCACGACCGAACCGGTCGAACTGCACGGTGTGAAGATTCCGGCGGGTGCGCGGGTGGTGCTGCTCCCCGCGTCGGCCAACCGCGACCCGGCGGTGTTCCCGGATCCGGACGTCTTCGATTTGCACCGAGACACCTCCGCGTCGCTCGCCTTCGGCAGCGGCCGCCACCACTGCCTCGGCGCGAACCTGGGCCAGTTGGAGATGCGGATAGCGCTGGAGGAGATCGTCGCCGCGGTCGCCGACTACGACATCGATCCCGACGGCGCGCGGCGCATCCACTCCACCAACAACCGCGGTTTCGCGGCATTGCCCACCACCGTCGTCCCGCGCTGA
- the murQ gene encoding N-acetylmuramic acid 6-phosphate etherase has protein sequence MEIGELTTESVNPRTAGLDSMPVEQLLRAMNAEDAGVAAAVAEAIPDIARAVESIVAARGRGGRLIYVGAGTSGRLGVLDAVECPPTFGTDPAEVVGVIAGGMVALSRAVEGVEDDPALAVRDLIALNPALTAADVVVALAASGRTPYAIGALRYARSIGAATVAVSCNRHAELSDHADVGIEIDTGPEVLTGSTRLKAGTAQKMVCNMLSTAAMVRSGKVYGNLMVDVNPSNVKLVDRARRIVAEATGVDSATAAALLTAADGHPKTAIVMQLAGVDQAEAHKLLADADGFVRAAVRQPT, from the coding sequence ATGGAGATCGGTGAGCTAACCACCGAGTCGGTGAATCCGCGCACGGCAGGGCTCGATTCGATGCCGGTCGAACAGCTGTTGCGCGCCATGAACGCCGAGGACGCCGGGGTGGCCGCCGCGGTGGCCGAGGCTATTCCGGATATCGCGCGGGCGGTCGAGTCGATCGTCGCGGCGCGCGGTCGCGGTGGCAGGCTGATCTATGTCGGCGCGGGCACCAGCGGCAGGCTCGGCGTGCTCGACGCGGTGGAGTGCCCGCCGACGTTCGGCACCGATCCGGCCGAGGTGGTCGGGGTGATCGCGGGCGGAATGGTGGCGCTGTCGCGGGCGGTCGAGGGCGTCGAGGACGATCCGGCGCTGGCCGTGCGCGATCTCATCGCGCTGAATCCGGCGCTCACCGCGGCGGATGTGGTGGTCGCACTGGCCGCCAGCGGCCGAACCCCTTATGCCATCGGCGCTTTACGGTATGCGCGTTCGATCGGCGCTGCGACCGTTGCGGTTTCCTGCAACCGCCATGCCGAACTGTCCGACCACGCCGATGTCGGTATCGAAATCGATACCGGCCCAGAGGTTCTGACGGGTTCGACGCGGCTCAAGGCGGGCACCGCGCAGAAAATGGTGTGCAATATGCTCTCGACCGCGGCGATGGTGCGGTCCGGCAAGGTGTACGGCAACCTGATGGTCGATGTGAACCCGTCCAACGTCAAGCTGGTCGACCGCGCCCGGCGCATCGTCGCGGAGGCCACCGGCGTCGATTCCGCAACCGCCGCCGCACTTTTGACGGCCGCCGACGGGCATCCGAAGACGGCCATCGTCATGCAGCTGGCCGGTGTCGATCAGGCCGAGGCGCACAAGCTGCTGGCCGACGCGGACGGGTTCGTTCGCGCCGCCGTGCGGCAGCCGACCTGA
- a CDS encoding MurR/RpiR family transcriptional regulator, whose product MADGDDVRTRLLAALPNLTPTALRVARVIRDDPAGAAQLTVNQLAERAEASTSAVVRLAKMLGYEGYPQLRLALAAAASVDAGTPVFATDIVADDALGKVMQKLTAFETEGMLATADLADPATMEAVVDALVRARRVLLVGIGASGLVAVDMDQKLNRIGMWCHVCTSEDGALVQGSLLHDGDVLVAFSHSGETQAIVEATRRAAAAGATTVAVTGGAQSRLARTAAHTLLVAGREDGFRSAAMASRMSQLLVVDALYVGVLQRTPAAAVALRRTYDAVVDRRKGRETQEEQ is encoded by the coding sequence ATGGCCGACGGAGATGATGTCCGCACCCGCCTGCTGGCGGCACTGCCCAACCTGACGCCGACCGCGCTGCGGGTGGCCAGGGTGATCCGCGACGATCCGGCGGGCGCCGCGCAGCTGACCGTCAACCAGCTCGCCGAACGCGCCGAGGCCAGCACCTCCGCGGTGGTGCGGCTGGCGAAAATGCTCGGCTACGAGGGTTATCCGCAGCTGCGGCTGGCACTGGCGGCCGCGGCGAGCGTCGATGCGGGCACCCCGGTGTTCGCCACCGATATCGTCGCCGACGACGCGCTGGGCAAGGTGATGCAGAAGCTCACCGCCTTCGAGACCGAGGGCATGCTGGCCACCGCCGACCTGGCCGATCCGGCGACGATGGAGGCCGTCGTCGACGCGCTGGTCCGGGCGCGGCGGGTGCTGCTGGTCGGGATCGGCGCATCGGGGCTGGTCGCGGTGGATATGGACCAGAAGCTGAACCGCATCGGCATGTGGTGCCACGTCTGCACCTCGGAGGACGGCGCGCTGGTGCAGGGCAGCCTGCTGCACGACGGCGATGTGCTGGTGGCCTTCTCGCATTCGGGGGAGACGCAGGCGATCGTCGAGGCCACCCGGCGGGCGGCCGCGGCGGGCGCGACCACCGTCGCGGTGACCGGCGGCGCGCAGTCGCGGCTGGCCAGGACGGCCGCGCATACGCTGCTGGTCGCCGGGCGCGAGGACGGATTCCGCTCGGCGGCCATGGCGAGCCGGATGAGTCAGTTGCTTGTCGTCGACGCGCTGTATGTCGGTGTGCTGCAACGCACACCGGCGGCGGCGGTCGCACTGCGCCGTACATACGACGCGGTGGTCGACCGGCGCAAGGGTAGAGAAACGCAGGAGGAGCAGTGA